A genomic window from Gossypium hirsutum isolate 1008001.06 chromosome D10, Gossypium_hirsutum_v2.1, whole genome shotgun sequence includes:
- the LOC121222528 gene encoding GATA transcription factor 8, with amino-acid sequence MIGPTNFIDEIDCGSFFDHIDDLLDFPNEDVEAGFSAADSAVNAAAFPSIWTAHPESFPGSDSVFSNNSASDLSAELSVPYEDIVQLEWLSNFVEDSNCGASLTIKKQEPNSNNKDSPSHHDHDHHQFQTSSPVSVLESSSSYSGEKPVAAPGKCGRARSKRPRPATFNPRPAIHLISPSSSVNDNDVPQSLFVPKVPSDSENHAESRLLIKLPRQVNPEHKKKKKIKLTLPAAAPPPTDNNTTQNPSVRKCMHCEITKTPQWRAGPMGPKTLCNACGVRYKSGRLFPEYRPAASPTFIPSVHSNSHKKVLEMRTKCGTADAPEMIPNKSNPALDYI; translated from the exons ATGATTGGACCAACCAACTTCATCGACGAGATAGATTGCGGCAGCTTCTTCGACCACATAGACGACCTCCTCGACTTCCCTAACGAGGATGTCGAAGCTGGTTTCTCCGCCGCTGATTCCGCCGTCAACGCCGCCGCTTTTCCCAGCATTTGGACTGCTCACCCCGAGTCATTCCCGGGTTCTGACTCAGTTTTTTCCAACAACAGCGCTTCCGACCTCTCCGCCGAACTCTCTGTTCCG TATGAAGACATTGTTCAATTGGAATGGTTGTCAAACTTTGTTGAAGATTCAAATTGTGGAGCAAGTTTGACAATTAAGAAACAAGAGCCTAATTCAAACAATAAGGACTCACCATCCCATCATGATCATGATCACCATCAATTCCAGACATCCAGTCCGGTTTCGGTCCTCGAAAGCAGCAGCTCTTACTCCGGGGAGAAACCGGTTGCCGCCCCTGGGAAGTGCGGACGTGCGCGTAGCAAACGTCCCCGTCCCGCCACTTTCAACCCTCGTCCAGCGATTCACCTTATCTCCCCGTCTTCGTCCGTCAATGACAACGACGTTCCTCAGTCGTTGTTTGTTCCCAAGGTGCCATCCGACTCCGAGAACCACGCTGAGTCTCGGCTTCTGATCAAGTTGCCACGACAAGTTAACCCGGAAcacaagaagaaaaagaagatcaAGTTGACACTCCCAGCAGCAGCACCACCACCTACTGATAACAACACTACTCAAAATCCATCTGTTAGGAAATGCATGCATTGTGAGATAACAAAGACACCTCAATGGAGGGCAGGGCCAATGGGACCGAAAACCCTTTGCAATGCATGCGGAGTGCGGTATAAATCTGGCAGGCTCTTTCCCGAGTACCGACCGGCGGCGAGTCCGACGTTTATCCCGTCGGTGCACTCGAATTCTCATAAGAAAGTGCTGGAAATGAGGACCAAATGTGGGACAGCTGATGCACCAGAAATGATCCCAAATAAAAGCAACCCAGCACTAGATTACATATGA